Proteins encoded together in one Aurantiacibacter aquimixticola window:
- a CDS encoding CoA transferase subunit A, which translates to MQKLYPDAAAALDGLLRDDMLIAAGGFGLCGIPERLLVAIQDSGVKNLTFASNNAGIDNEGIGKLLRTKQVSKMISSYVGENKEFERQFLSGELEVEFCPQGTLAERMRAGGAGIPGFYTKTGVGTQVAEGKEVKQFPNRDGVVEDYILERGIFADLSIVKAWKADETGNLVFRKTARNFNQPAATCGKICVVEVEEVVKAGELDPDSIHLPGVFVNRMVVGAPYDKKIEFTTTREREAA; encoded by the coding sequence ATGCAGAAACTCTATCCCGATGCCGCCGCCGCTCTCGACGGGCTGCTGCGCGACGACATGCTGATTGCGGCGGGCGGCTTCGGCCTGTGCGGCATTCCCGAACGGCTGCTGGTCGCGATCCAGGATAGCGGCGTGAAGAACCTGACCTTCGCCAGCAACAATGCCGGGATCGACAATGAAGGCATCGGCAAGCTGCTGCGCACCAAGCAGGTCTCCAAGATGATCTCCAGCTATGTCGGCGAGAACAAGGAATTCGAGCGGCAGTTTCTTTCGGGCGAGCTGGAAGTGGAGTTCTGCCCGCAGGGCACGCTGGCGGAGCGGATGCGCGCAGGCGGCGCGGGCATTCCCGGCTTCTACACCAAGACGGGCGTCGGCACGCAAGTGGCCGAAGGCAAGGAAGTGAAGCAGTTTCCCAATCGCGACGGCGTGGTCGAGGACTACATCCTCGAACGCGGCATCTTTGCCGACCTTTCCATCGTCAAGGCATGGAAAGCGGACGAGACCGGCAATCTCGTCTTCCGCAAGACCGCGCGAAATTTCAATCAGCCCGCCGCGACCTGCGGCAAGATCTGCGTGGTCGAGGTGGAAGAAGTGGTGAAAGCGGGCGAGCTCGATCCCGACAGCATCCACCTGCCCGGCGTGTTCGTGAACCGCATGGTTGTTGGCGCGCCCTACGACAAGAAGATCGAATTCACCACGACGCGCGAGCGGGAAGCGGCCTAG